In Scomber japonicus isolate fScoJap1 chromosome 7, fScoJap1.pri, whole genome shotgun sequence, one genomic interval encodes:
- the uox gene encoding uricase, translating into MATASNQNVEFVRTGYGKNIVKVLFIRRQGTHHDIVELKADVELTLNSRKDYLYGDNSDIIPTDTIKNTVHALAKIKGVKNIEQFSLDICHHFLTSFNHVLRAKVCMEEAPWRKLEKNGVEHAHAFIYSPEAHRFCDVEQDLGGVPVIHSGVKNMTLLKTTQSGFKGFHRDRFTTLQDTDDRCFCTAVYSRWRYNKVRDVNFDAAWKCVKETIIEKFAGPYDRGQYSPSVQKTLYETQVLVLDRIPEVEEIEIVMPNQHYFTIDMTKMGLSNKDEVLLPLDNPSGNITGTVCRKQRARL; encoded by the exons ATGGCAACTGCTTCAAATCAG aatgtGGAGTTTGTACGAACAGGTTACGGCAAGAACATAGTGAAGGTGCTGTTCATCAGGAGACAGGGCACCCACCACGACATTGTCGAGCTGAAGGCTGATGTGGAGCTCACACTCAATTCACGCAAGGATTATCTGTATGGAGACAACTCAGACATCATCCCCACCGACACCATCAAGAACACTGTCCATGCCCTGGCCAAGATCAAAGGG GTGAAGAACATTGAGCAGTTTTCCCTGGATATCTGTCATCATTTTCTGACCTCTTTCAACCATGTGCTGCGGGCCAAGGTTTGCATGGAGGAGGCTCCATGGAGAAAGTTGGAGAAG aaCGGGGTAGAACACGCTCATGCATTTATCTACAGCCCAGAAGCTCATCGTTTCTGTGATGTTGAACAGGATCTTGGAG GAGTCCCAGTGATTCACAGTGGGGTGAAGAACATGACGTTGTTGAAAACTACTCAGTCTGGTTTTAAGGGTTTCCACCGAGACCGCTTCACTACGCTGCAAGACACTGACGACAGGTGTTTCTGCACCGCGGTCTACTCTAGGTGGCGCTACAACAAGGTTCGGGATGTCAATTTTGATGCAGCATG GAAATGTGTTAAGGAAACAATTATTGAGAAGTTTGCTGGCCCCTATGATCGCGGCCAGTACTCACCATCTGTGCAGAAGACCCTTTATGAGACACAAGTTCTGGTCCTGGATAGAATTCCTGAG GTGGAGGAAATTGAGATCGTCATGCCCAACCAGCATTACTTCACCATAGACATGACAAAAATGGGCCTCAGTAACAAAGACGAA GTTCTTCTACCCCTCGATAACCCCTCAGGAAACATCACAGGGACAGTGTGCAGGAAACAGCGAGCCAGGCTGTGA
- the rpf1 gene encoding ribosome production factor 1, with protein sequence MDITEVPVSQTDSKGKKKKNKKAKKQKKSVEEAESSSGVDNKEDVKMKSEAAEAAFPPTFSVSEIKNKQRRHLMFMKLKQEKRKQKMQLKKKKKKEREALGDKAPPKEVPKTIENQRVYDETTVDPEDEEVAFDEGTDEFSAYFNGLTNPKVLITTSDRPRGRTVRFCEQLATVVPNAHVYYRRGLALKRVIPQCVARNFTYLMVINEDRKIPNGMVLCHLPDGPTAHFKISSVRLRKEMKRRGKDPTEHSPEVILNNFTTRLGHSIGRLLAALFPQDPQFVGRQVATFHNQRDFIFFRFHRYIFKNEKKVGIQELGPRFTLKLRSLQKGTFDSKFGEYEWVLKRHEMDACRRKFQL encoded by the exons ATGGATATCACAGAGGTCCCCGTGTCTCAGACAGACAGCAAaggtaagaagaagaagaacaagaaggcgaagaagcagaagaagagtgTGGAAGAAGCGGAGAGCAGCAGCGGTGTTGATAATAAAGAGGACGTGAAGATGAAAAGCGAGGCAGCTGAAGCCGCCTTCCCCCCCACCTTCAGTGTGTCCGAAATCAAGAACAAACAGCGCAGACACCTCATGTTCATGAAACTCAagcaggagaaaagaaag caaaagatgcagctgaagaagaagaagaaaaaagaaagggaagctTTAGGTGACAAg GCACCGCCAAAAGAGGTCCCCAAGACGATAGAAAACCAGAGGGTGTACGATGAGACCACAGTCGACCCAGAAGATGAAGAG GTGGCTTTTGATGAGGGAACCGATGAATTTTCTGCCTATTTTAATGGGTTAACGAACCCCAAAGTGCTCATCACAACATCAGACAGACCCAGAGGG AGGACAGTGAGGTTTTGTGAGCAGCTGGCCACAGTAGTACCAAACGCCCATGTGTACTACAGAAGAGGCCTGGCCCTGAAGAGGGTCATTCCCCAGTGTGTCGCCAGAAACTTCACATACCTCATGGTGATCAACGAGGACCGCAAGATACCCA ATGGTATGGTACTCTGTCACCTACCTGACGGGCCGACTGCACACTTCAAGATCAGCAGTGTTCGACTACGTAAGGAGATGAAG AGACGAGGGAAGGACCCAACTGAACACTCTCCAGAAGTGATCCTAAACAACTTCACCACACGTCTGGGCCACAGCATCGGCCGGCTGTTAGCTGCGCTTTTTCCACAAGACCCTCAGTTTGTGGGTCGGCAGGTTGCCACGTTCCACAACCAGAGAGATTTCATCTTTTTCAGATTCCACAG GTACATCTTCAAGAATGAGAAGAAAGTTGGTATTCAGGAGCTGGGACCTCGCTTCACCCTTAAACTCCGCTCCCTACAGAAAGGCACCTTCGACTCAAAGTTTGGCGAGTACGAGTGGGTCCTGAAG CGCCACGAGATGGACGCCTGCAGAAGAAAGTTCCAGCTTTGA
- the ctbs gene encoding di-N-acetylchitobiase: MPPFPPKMYWFLVFVVSVIAVCRASACPCERAELCQQIHGERDFEVFVFDVGGKTWKSYNWSMVTTVAMFGKYDAELMCYAHSKGARIVLKGDVHLPYIVDQDNRTAWIMEKVNLAKSQFMDGINIDIEQAVEDGSPEYLALTNLVKETTEAFHREIPGSQVSFDVAWSPKCIDKRCYDYVTIAESCDLLFVMSYDEQSQIMGDCIAMANAPLSQTLDAYNQYLNLNIEPKKLVMGVPWYGYDYPCLNLSQEGICSIAEVPFRGAPCSDAAGTQKPYSWIMKQVISSMSGRLWDSKQHAPYFNYKDQKGQIHQVWYDDPQSIGPKADLVKSKGLRGIGMWNGNILDYSEDPVARQQTAMMWNALLGC; the protein is encoded by the exons ATGCCCCCGTTTCCCCCTAAAATGTACTGGTTTCTTGTGTTTGTGGTGTCTGTCATCGCGGTGTGCAGAGCCAGCGCGTGTCCGTGTGAGAGAGCCGAGCTGTGTCAGCAGATACACGGAGAGAGAGACTTTGAG gtgtttgtgtttgatgtgGGTGGAAAGACATGGAAGTCCTACAACTGGAGCATGGTGACAACAGTGGCAATGTTTGGAAAATATGATGCTGAACTCATGTGTTACGCTCATTCCAAAGGAGCGCGGATAGTCCTCAAAG GTGATGTTCACCTCCCGTATATTGTGGACCAAGACAACAGGACAGCGTGGATAATGGAGAAGGTCAATTTGGCTAAGAGTCAGTTCATGGATGGGATCAACATAGACATTGAACAAGCAGTGGAAGACGGCTCGCCCGAGTACCTTGCTTTGACAAACCTGGTCAAAGAGACCACTGAGGCTTTCCACAGGGAGATCCCAGGTTCACAG GTCTCGTTCGATGTTGCCTGGTCACCAAAATGTATTGACAAGCGCTGCTATGATTACGTCACCATCGCTGAATCCTGCGACCTGCTGTTTGTGATGTCCTACGATGAGCAGAGCCAGATCATGGGGGACTGTATTGCAATGGCAAATGCCCCGCTCTCTCAAACACTCGATG CCTATAACCAGTATTTAAATCTGAACATTGAACCAAAGAAGCTGGTGATGGGTGTGCCATGGTACGGCTATGACTACCCATGTCTCAACCTTTCCCAG GAAGGAATATGTTCTATTGCAGAAGTCCCTTTCCGTGGAGCCCCTTGCAGTGATGCAGCTGGAACCCAGAAACCATACAGCTGGATAATGAAGCAGGTCATCAGCTCGATGTCTGGCAGGCTGTGGGACAGCAAGCAGCATGCTCCCTACTTCAATTACAAG GACCAGAAAGGACAGATTCACCAGGTTTGGTATGATGACCCGCAGAGTATCGGTCCCAAGGCGGACTTGGTGAAATCAAAAGGCTTGCGGGGCATTGGCATGTGGAATGGAAACATCTTGGACTACAGCGAGGATCCTGTCGCCAGGCAGCAGACCGCGATGATGTGGAATGCCCTGTTAGGATGCTAG
- the LOC128361866 gene encoding guanine nucleotide-binding protein G(I)/G(S)/G(O) subunit gamma-5: MSGSSNIVAMKKIVQQLRLEAGINRVKVSQAAADLQQFCLQNAQQDPLLTGMSSSNNPFRPQKVCSFL, from the exons ATGTCGGGATCATCCAACATAGTAGCTATGAAGAAAATCGTCCAACAGTTGCGACTTGAGGCGGGCATAAACAGAGTGAAG GTGTCGCAGGCCGCGGCGGACCTGCAGCAGTTCTGCCTCCAGAACGCCCAGCAGGACCCTCTGCTCACCGGCATGTCGTCCAGCAACAACCCGTTCAGACCGCAGAAAGTCTGCTCCTTCCTATAG
- the spata1 gene encoding spermatogenesis-associated protein 1, translating into MELFCESGRYPEDRRPTSCKFVELHVLYVPDDQWNVKLNKVPAEAIESFISAGFIRVHPDITLKTLRSELGALLGAERSINKFSFLKCVGRNLALVKSKQERNLKVKTFAPPYAPQPELYLLPTVETDSSVYSESLTPDTSSSSPDHQTYYPPKTCSLSARTKGPVKFPHIPQCSHQPPPTPSLEEGEEEEEEETDDEEGSYSSSDAQGENEEEALSSNKWEEQERCPKKSQNQRGALPISQNKALQLCEADSAQVKELPKEEETRRKPHHRPNRAARDSGVAESLEDRDSGFSITDGLGKSKDAHRVKSTREPTSRGTESLAVLSRPVRCTSPPPGLDLASAARKSGSSPIFQTNREELIEEIKLVREERKQLEWTRQELLRKGKDLLAQNRHRRNQARDSWKKKYFDTKKATAPLEENLRNIRQELETFYNKLLHQLHARDNRGKPRRQGRSSIKNELIIQIMTESYQIDDLKRKVEDAKMKLVTGIELRKQAATELRALKAELAQKKSQSSHPGPVASLGFRNTTQDRPQVQNSSI; encoded by the exons ATGGAGCTGTTTTGTGAGTCTGGGAGATATCCTGAGGACAGAAGACCGACCAGCTGCAAG TTTGTGGAGCTTCATGTGCTTTATGTGCCAGATGACCAGTGGAATGTAAAGCTGAATAAAGTCCCCGCTGAAGCCATAGAGAGCTTCATATCTGCTGGCTTCATCAG GGTTCATCCTGATATCACCTTGAAAACTCTGAGGAGCGAGCTGGGCGCCCTTCTTGGCGCCGAGAGGAGCATCAACAAATTCTCCTTCTTGAAATGTGTGGGGCGCAATTTGGCTCTG GTCAAAAGCAAACAGGAGAGGAATctgaaagtgaaaacatttgCTCCACCGTAT GCCCCACAGCCAGAGCTTTACCTGCTGCCCACTGTGGAGACTGACAGCAGTGTTTATTCTGAGTCACTCACCCCAgacaccagcagcagctcccCAGACCACCAGACATATTACCCTCCCAAGACGTGCAGCCTGTCAGCAAGGACAAAGGGGCCTGTTAAATTCCCCCATATCCCCCAGTGTTCCCATCAGCCACCTCCCACCCCCAGCctggaagagggggaggaggaagaggaagaagaaactgatgatgaggagggaagCTACAGCTCTTCAGATGCACAGGGAGAAAATGAAGAGGAGGCTCTCTCCTCTAACAAGTGGGAAGAGCAGGAGCGTTGCCCAAAAAAGTCACAGAATCAAAGGGGAGCCTTGCCCATTTCACAGAATAAAG CTTTACAACTGTGTGAAGCTGATTCAGCTCAGGTGAAGGAGCTACCAAAGGAAGAAGAAACTAGAAGAAAACCACACCACAGACCAAACAGGGCAGCCAGAGATTCGGGAGTTGCAGAGTCCCTGGAGGACAGAGATTCAGGCTTCTCCATCACAGATGG gCTCGGGAAATCAAAAGATGCACATAGAGTTAAGTCTACCAGAGAACCAACGAGCAGG GGGACAGAAAGTCTGGCTGTGTTGTCTCGACCTGTTCGATGTACTTCTCCACCTCCAGGTCTGGACCTGGCCTCAGCCGCACGTAAATCTGGTTCCTCTCCCATCTTTCAGACAAACA GAGAGGAACTAATAGAAGAAATCAAGctggtgagagaggagagaaagcagCTGGAGTGGACGAGGCAAGAGTTGTTAAGAAAGGGGAAAGACTTGTTGGCCCAGAACAGACACCGCAGGAACCAAG CACGTGACAGTtggaaaaagaaatattttgacACCAAGAAAGCCACAGCACCATTGGAGGAAAACCTGAGAAACATACGGCAAGAACTGGAGACATTTTACAACAAACTATTGCACCAGCTCCACGCAAGAGACAACCGAGGCAAGCCAAGAAGGCAGGGCCGATCTTCCATAAAG AATGAGCTCATCATTCAGATCATGACAGAGAGCTACCAGATCGACGACCTGAAGAGAAAGGTGGAGGATGCCAAGATGAAGCTGGTGACAGGGATCGAG CTGAGGAAACAGGCAGCCACAGAGCTGAGGGCGCTGAAGGCTGAGCTGGCCCAGAAGAAGAGCCAGTCATCTCATCCTGGACCTGTGGCCTCTCTGGGCTTTCGAAATACCACACAGGACAGACCACAAGTTCAAAACAGCTCCATCTAA
- the dnase2b gene encoding deoxyribonuclease-2-beta, whose amino-acid sequence MCPPQLPSQFQQKAFTGVGLFSTDISCKNEAGEPVDWFIIYKLPRYKIGEVGSGVDYMYLDSSVGSWQMSKFTVNTSQGAIGNTLNQIYIGEAYKSNSSVYAFYNDAPPILEYIKGYGHTKGLLHFDHSQGFWLSHSIPHFPSFPEKGYRYPSSGKINGQTALCVTYQYAQFLRIAEQMVYLFPRFYNCSVPGAFLADLPQLAQLCEGSKPPLASDKRVEQLFSIQGEKFASFVKSERFVDDIYTGWVAQALDADLLVESWQTEGHELPSNCSLPKHVMNIKRIQLPGSVLFQSHYDHSKWCVSRAYKDQVTCLGDLNRERAQMWRGGGLVCSFNPLIYKAFRQVVDWYIGC is encoded by the exons ATGTGTCCTCCTCAGTTGCCGTCCCAATTCCAGCAGAAGGCTTTCACCGGTGTTGGAT TGTTTAGTACTGACATTTCCTGTAAAAATGAAGCTGGTGAGCCTGTTGATTG GTTCATCATCTACAAGTTGCCCAGGTATAAGATTGGCGAGGTCGGCAGTGGTGTAGACTACATGTACCTGGACTCCTCAGTAGGGAGCTGGCAGATGAGTAAATTCACAGTTAAcaccagtcaaggagccataGGGAACACACTGAACCAGATTTACATAGGAGAGGCCTACAAG TCTAACAGCTCAGTCTACGCATTCTACAATGATGCACCGCCAATCCTGGAGTACATCAAAGGCTATGGACACACTAAAG GGTTACTGCACTTTGACCACTCTCAAGGTTTCTGGCTATCGCACAGCATCCCCcatttcccctccttccctgaGAAAGGCTACCGTTACCCCTCCTCTGGCAAAATCAATGGCCAgactgctctgtgtgtgacgTACCAGTATGCCCAGTTCCTCCGTATAG CGGAGCAGATGGTGTACCTGTTCCCGCGTTTCTATAACTGCTCAGTGCCCGGTGCATTTTTGGCCGACCTGCCACAGTTGGCTCAATTATGTGAGGGCTCCAAACCTCCGCTGGCCTCAGATAAGAGAGTGGAGCAGCTCTTCTCCATCCAGGGGGAGAAGTTTGCCAGTTTTGTCAAATCTGAACGTTTTGTGGATG ATATCTACACAGGCTGGGTGGCCCAGGCCCTGGATGCCGATCTGCTGGTTGAAAGCTGGCAGACAGAAGGCCACGAGCTGCCGTCCAACTGCTCTTTGCCCAAACACGTCATGAACATCAAGAGGATTCAGCTTCCTGGATCAGTCCTGTTCCAGTCTCActacgaccactcaaagtggTGTGTGTCACGGGCTTATAAGGACCAGGTGACCTGCTTGGGAGACCTCAATAGGGAGAGGGCCCAAATGTGGCGTGGTGGGGGGCTGGTCTGCTCTTTCAACCCTCTGATTTACAAGGCCTTCAGACAGGTGGTGGACTGGTACATTGGTTGttga
- the samd13 gene encoding sterile alpha motif domain-containing protein 13 — protein sequence PHSPVENGQLPDPANWGVTDVVNYFKATGFEEQATAFQDQEIDGKSLLLMTRNDVLTGLSIKLGPALKIYEYHVKPLQTQHLKSNAS from the exons CCCCACAGCCCAGTGGAGAACGGTCAGCTGCCAGACCCTGCCAACTGGGGCGTTACCGATGTCGTCAATTACTTCAAAGCAACAGGGTTCGAGGAGCAAGCCACGGCTTTCCAGGATCAG GAAATCGATGGGAAATCCCTGCTCCTGATGACCCGTAACGATGTCCTGACGGGGCTGTCGATAAAGTTGGGCCCTGCACTGAAGATCTATGAGTACCATGTAAAGCCGCTGCAAACTCAACACCTGAAGAGCAACGCCTCGTAG